The Elephas maximus indicus isolate mEleMax1 chromosome 19, mEleMax1 primary haplotype, whole genome shotgun sequence genome contains a region encoding:
- the HROB gene encoding homologous recombination OB-fold protein isoform X1: MACSLQKLFAVEEEFEDEDFLSAVEDAENQLAGSLPVNAGCLRPASSRPQATVQAQSSRWPPSHPTAPSETSGLPALGLRLPTSSMSRAVRGPRSTGTAPLRPVSTSNSWTGNQRRVTLPEALREPARPQSSAFCPLPTLETQQQVVGGPQGPEQDEFDDVLASMELEGPGTELELGVSSEATGILSPCQGEDLVLAKKARVAEPSGSCPKGSTLATHNRHDGLISVQGQPLDPVVNSKTPQCHLRPGAPGSLPIPTASTVRTQQGHWGVCTKGSSLQAPHPLQSARGSFQCSPQNRFSHQPPQSPGGCFSGKPRFPGTRTPNSGCSAPSRVLSGFCPQGLLEPHASVASIASPAHTPKGPCSSLVPQAALQTPVVTNHLVQLVTAANRTPQPPTRTTTQAKARRFPGPAGLLPHQHSGKNLEEIMVSTPQTPTHGALAKFRMEIVASSQASVEEDFGRGPWLTMKSSLGLDERDPTCFLCTYSIIMVLRKAALKQLPRNKVPNMAVMIKSLTRSTMDASVVFKDPTGEMQGTVHRVLLETRQNELKPGSVLLLKQIGVFSPSLRNHYLNVTPNNLVHIYSPDSGDGNFLKASQPFRKDLGSFHSGLQREVDAKSEEDLRTAQHPEARASPEEELSEADELDGLLSELPEDFFCGTSNWDCPKAGHPP, translated from the exons ATG GCATGCAGTTTGCAGAAGCTGTTTGCTGTGGAAGAGGAGTTTGAAGATGAG GATTTCTTGTCCGCTGTAGAGGATGCAGAGAACCAGCTTGCTGGCTCACTGCCTGTGAATGCTGGGTGCCTGAGACCTGCATCTTCCAGGCCACAGGCCACAGTGCAGGCACAGTCCTCCAGGTGGCCGCCGTCACACCCCACTGCTCCTTCTGAGACTTCTGGCCTGCCAGCCCTGGGACTCCGCCTCCCTACCTCCAGCATGTCCAGGGCCGTCAGGGGCCCCCGTTCCACAGGGACAGCCCCCCTAAGACCTGTCTCAACTTCCAACAGCTGGACTGGCAATCAGAGAAGAGTGACACTGCCTGAAGCACTCAGAGAGCCAGCAAGACCCCAGTCCTCAGCCTTCTGCCCCCTACCCACCTTGGAGACTCAGCAGCAGGTTGTTGGTGGCCCTCAGGGACCTGAGCAAGATGAATTTGATGACGTCCTGGCAAGCATGGAGCTGGAGGGGCCTGGCACGGAGCTAGAACTTGGAGTTAGCAGTGAGGCCACAGGAATCCTGTCCCCCTGTCAGGGAGAGGACCTGGTATTGGCCAAAAAGGCCCGGGTAGCTGAGCCGAGTGGATCTTGCCCAAAAGGGTCTACGCTTGCCACCCACAATAGGCATGATGGCCTTATTTCAGTCCAGGGCCAGCCTCTAGATCCAGTTGTCAACAGCAAGACTCCACAGTGCCACTTGAGACCTGGTGCCCCTGGTAGCCTTCCTATCCCAACTGCTTCAACAGTCCGCACTCAACAAGGCCACTGGGGAGTCTGTACCAAAGGCTCCTCTCTTCAAGCACCCCACCCGCTCCAATCTGCTAGAGGTTCTTTTCAGTGCAGCCCTCAAAACCGTTtctcccaccagccaccccaGTCTCCAGGTGGCTGTTTCAGTGGCAAACCTCGATTCCCTGGAACACGGACTCCCAACTCAggctgttctgctccctcaagggtccTCTCTGGATTCTGTCCACAGGGGCTCTTAGAGCCTCACGCTTCAGTGGCTTCTATAGCGTCTCCTGCTCACACCCCAAAGGGCCCGTGTTCCTCCCTGGTTCCCCAGGCAGCTCTGCAGACGCCCGTAGTCACCAACCACCTGGTGCAACTAGTCACTGCTGCCAACCGGACACCCCAGCCGCCCACCCGCACCACCACCCAAGCCAAAGCCCGCCGCTTCCCCGGCCCTGCAGGGCTCCTGCCACACCAG CATAGCGGGAAAAATCTGGAGGAGATCATGGTTTCCACACCTcagactccgactcatggtgctcTGGCTAAATTCCGGATGGAG ATTGTTGCTAGTTCCCAGGCATCGGTAGAGGAGGATTTTGGGCGAGGGCCTTGGCTGACCATGAAATCTTCTCTGGGCCTGGATGAGAGAGACCCCACCTGCTTCCTCTGTACCTACAGCATCATCATGGTGCTGCGGAAG GCCGCCCTGAAGCAGCTGCCCAGGAACAAGGTCCCCAACATGGCGGTGATGATCAAGTCCCTGACCCGGAGCACGATGGACGCCAGCGTAGTTTTCAAGGACCCCACAG GGGAGATGCAGGGAACAGTGCACAGGGTGCTGCTGGAGACACGCCAGAATGAGCTGAAGCCAGGCTCAGTGCTGCTGCTGAAGCAG ATTGGAGTGTTTTCTCCTTCACTCCGGAATCACTACCTCAACGTGACGCCCAACAACTTGGTTCATATTTACAGCCCAGATTCTGGGGATGGGAACTTCCTCAAGGCATCTCAGCCCTTCCGCAAG GACCTAGGAAGCTTCCACAGCGGCCTCCAGCGTGAAGTGGATGCGAAGTCTGAGGAAGACCTCAGAACAGCACAGCACCCAGAGGCAAGGGCGTCCCCTGAGGAAGAACTCTCAGAAGCAG ATGAGCTGGATGGGCTCCTGAGCGAGCTCCCTGAGGACTTCTTCTGTGGTACCAGCAATTGGGACTGCCCCAAGGCAGGGCACCCACCATGA
- the HROB gene encoding homologous recombination OB-fold protein isoform X2: MSWTGNQRRVTLPEALREPARPQSSAFCPLPTLETQQQVVGGPQGPEQDEFDDVLASMELEGPGTELELGVSSEATGILSPCQGEDLVLAKKARVAEPSGSCPKGSTLATHNRHDGLISVQGQPLDPVVNSKTPQCHLRPGAPGSLPIPTASTVRTQQGHWGVCTKGSSLQAPHPLQSARGSFQCSPQNRFSHQPPQSPGGCFSGKPRFPGTRTPNSGCSAPSRVLSGFCPQGLLEPHASVASIASPAHTPKGPCSSLVPQAALQTPVVTNHLVQLVTAANRTPQPPTRTTTQAKARRFPGPAGLLPHQHSGKNLEEIMVSTPQTPTHGALAKFRMEIVASSQASVEEDFGRGPWLTMKSSLGLDERDPTCFLCTYSIIMVLRKAALKQLPRNKVPNMAVMIKSLTRSTMDASVVFKDPTGEMQGTVHRVLLETRQNELKPGSVLLLKQIGVFSPSLRNHYLNVTPNNLVHIYSPDSGDGNFLKASQPFRKDLGSFHSGLQREVDAKSEEDLRTAQHPEARASPEEELSEADELDGLLSELPEDFFCGTSNWDCPKAGHPP; this comes from the exons ATGAG CTGGACTGGCAATCAGAGAAGAGTGACACTGCCTGAAGCACTCAGAGAGCCAGCAAGACCCCAGTCCTCAGCCTTCTGCCCCCTACCCACCTTGGAGACTCAGCAGCAGGTTGTTGGTGGCCCTCAGGGACCTGAGCAAGATGAATTTGATGACGTCCTGGCAAGCATGGAGCTGGAGGGGCCTGGCACGGAGCTAGAACTTGGAGTTAGCAGTGAGGCCACAGGAATCCTGTCCCCCTGTCAGGGAGAGGACCTGGTATTGGCCAAAAAGGCCCGGGTAGCTGAGCCGAGTGGATCTTGCCCAAAAGGGTCTACGCTTGCCACCCACAATAGGCATGATGGCCTTATTTCAGTCCAGGGCCAGCCTCTAGATCCAGTTGTCAACAGCAAGACTCCACAGTGCCACTTGAGACCTGGTGCCCCTGGTAGCCTTCCTATCCCAACTGCTTCAACAGTCCGCACTCAACAAGGCCACTGGGGAGTCTGTACCAAAGGCTCCTCTCTTCAAGCACCCCACCCGCTCCAATCTGCTAGAGGTTCTTTTCAGTGCAGCCCTCAAAACCGTTtctcccaccagccaccccaGTCTCCAGGTGGCTGTTTCAGTGGCAAACCTCGATTCCCTGGAACACGGACTCCCAACTCAggctgttctgctccctcaagggtccTCTCTGGATTCTGTCCACAGGGGCTCTTAGAGCCTCACGCTTCAGTGGCTTCTATAGCGTCTCCTGCTCACACCCCAAAGGGCCCGTGTTCCTCCCTGGTTCCCCAGGCAGCTCTGCAGACGCCCGTAGTCACCAACCACCTGGTGCAACTAGTCACTGCTGCCAACCGGACACCCCAGCCGCCCACCCGCACCACCACCCAAGCCAAAGCCCGCCGCTTCCCCGGCCCTGCAGGGCTCCTGCCACACCAG CATAGCGGGAAAAATCTGGAGGAGATCATGGTTTCCACACCTcagactccgactcatggtgctcTGGCTAAATTCCGGATGGAG ATTGTTGCTAGTTCCCAGGCATCGGTAGAGGAGGATTTTGGGCGAGGGCCTTGGCTGACCATGAAATCTTCTCTGGGCCTGGATGAGAGAGACCCCACCTGCTTCCTCTGTACCTACAGCATCATCATGGTGCTGCGGAAG GCCGCCCTGAAGCAGCTGCCCAGGAACAAGGTCCCCAACATGGCGGTGATGATCAAGTCCCTGACCCGGAGCACGATGGACGCCAGCGTAGTTTTCAAGGACCCCACAG GGGAGATGCAGGGAACAGTGCACAGGGTGCTGCTGGAGACACGCCAGAATGAGCTGAAGCCAGGCTCAGTGCTGCTGCTGAAGCAG ATTGGAGTGTTTTCTCCTTCACTCCGGAATCACTACCTCAACGTGACGCCCAACAACTTGGTTCATATTTACAGCCCAGATTCTGGGGATGGGAACTTCCTCAAGGCATCTCAGCCCTTCCGCAAG GACCTAGGAAGCTTCCACAGCGGCCTCCAGCGTGAAGTGGATGCGAAGTCTGAGGAAGACCTCAGAACAGCACAGCACCCAGAGGCAAGGGCGTCCCCTGAGGAAGAACTCTCAGAAGCAG ATGAGCTGGATGGGCTCCTGAGCGAGCTCCCTGAGGACTTCTTCTGTGGTACCAGCAATTGGGACTGCCCCAAGGCAGGGCACCCACCATGA